The Ovis aries strain OAR_USU_Benz2616 breed Rambouillet chromosome 11, ARS-UI_Ramb_v3.0, whole genome shotgun sequence genome window below encodes:
- the UNK gene encoding RING finger protein unkempt homolog isoform X1 has translation MSKGPGPGGSAASSAPPAATAQVLQAQPEKPQHYTYLKEFRTEQCPLFVQHKCTQHRPYTCFHWHFVNQRRRRSIRRRDGTFNYSPDVYCTKYDEATGLCPEGDECPFLHRTTGDTERRYHLRYYKTGICIHETDAKGNCARNGLHCAFAHGPHDLRSPVYDIRELQAMEALQNGQTTVEGSMEGQSAGAASHAMIEKILSEEPRWQETAYVLGNYKTEPCKKPPRLCRQGYACPYYHNSKDRRRSPRKHKYRSFGTSRPAVGGGWSSPCPNVKHGDEWGDPGKCENGDSCQYCHTRTEQQFHPEIYKSTKCNDMQQSGSCPRGPFCAFAHVEQPPLSDDLQPSSAVSSPTQPGPVLYMPSAAGDSVPVSPSSPHAPDLSALLCRNSSLGSPSNLCGSPPGSIRKPSNLEGIVFPGESGLAPGSYKKAPGFEREDQMGAEYLKNLKCQAKLKPHSLEPRSQEQPLLQPKQDMLGVLPVGSPLTSSISSSITSSLAATPPSPAGTSSVPGMNANALPFYPTSDTVESVIESALDDLDLNEFGVAALEKTFDNSTVSHPGSVTMGGSLLQSSAPVNIPGSLGSSASFHSASPSPPVSLSSHFLQQPQGHLSQSENTFLGTSASHGSLGLNGMNSSIWEHFASGSFSPGTSPAFLSGPGAAELARLRQELDEANGTIKRWEESWKQAKQACDAWKKEAEEAGERASAAGAECELAREQRDALEVQVKKLQEELERLHSGPDPQALPAFPGLEALSLSTLHSLQKRLRAHLEQVDKAVFHMQSVKCLKCQEQNRAVLPCQHAVLCELCAEGSECPVCQPSRAHSLQS, from the exons GTACCTGAAGGAGTTCCGCACTGAGCAGTGCCCGCTATTTGTGCAGCACAAATGCACTCAGCACCGGCCCTACACCTGCTTCCACTGGCATTTCGTGAACCAGCGTCGCCGCCGGTCCATCCGCCGTCGGGACGGCACCTTCAACTACAGCCCCGACGTCTACTGCACCAAGTACGACGAGGCCACGGGCCTCTGCCCGGAAGGCGACGA GTGCCCGTTCCTGCACAGGACCACGGGGGACACGGAGCGCCGCTACCACCTCCGCTACTACAAGACGGGGATCTGCATCCACGAGACCGACGCAAAGGGCAACTGCGCGAGAAACGGCCTGCACTGCGCTTTCGCTCACGGGCCCCATGACCTCCGCTCCCCTGTCTACGACATCAG GGAGCTCCAGGCAATGGAGGCCTTGCAAAACGGCCAGACCACAGTAGAGGGCAGCATGGAAGGCCAGTCGGCTGGGGCCGCGAGCCACGCCATGATAGAAAAAATCCTCAGTGAGGAGCCGCGGTGGCAAG AGACTGCTTACGTGCTGGGGAACTATAAGACGGAGCCATGTAAGAAGCCCCCGCGGCTGTGCCGTCAGGGTTACGCCTGCCCCTACTACCACAACAGCAAGGACCGGCGGCGGAGTCCCCGGAAACACAAATACAGGTCCTTTGGCACCAGCAGGCCAGCCGTGGGAGGAGGGTG GTCATCTCCATGTCCGAACGTAAAGCACGGGGACGAGTGGGGAGACCCTGGCAAGTGTGAGAACGGAGACTCTTGCCAGTACTGCCACACACGCACGGAGCAGCAGTTCCACCCCGAG ATCTATAAATCCACCAAGTGCAACGACATGCAGCAGTCGGGCAGCTGTCCCCGAGGACCCTTCTGCGCCTTCGCCCATGTAGAAC AGCCCCCCCTCAGTGACGACCTGCAGCCttcctcagctgtgtccagcccCACCCAGCCAGGCCCCGTCTTGTATATGCCGTCTGCTGCTGGAGACTCAGTGCCCGTGAGCCCCTCCAGCCCGCACGCCCCTGACCTCAGCGCT CTCCTCTGTAGAAACAGCAGCCTCGGCAGCCCATCTAACCTCTGTGGCTCCCCACCGGGCTCCATCCGGAAGCCCTCCAATCTGGAAGGCATTGTCTTTCCTGGGGAGTCTGGCCTTGCCCCTGGCAGCTATAAGAAGGCTCCTGGCTTCGAGAGGGAAGACCAGATGGGAGCTGAGTACCTGAAAAATTTGAAATGCCAG GCCAAGTTAAAACCCCACTCACTAGAGCCCAGGAGTCAAGAGCAGCCTCTGCTTCAGCCCAAACAG GACATGCTGGGCGTCCTCCCCGTGGGCAGCCCCCTCACCTCCAGCATCTCTTCCAGCATCACCTCCAGCCTAGCAGCCACTCCTCCTAGCCCCGCTGGCACCAGCAGCGTCCCTGGCATGAATGCAAATGCTCTGCCCTTCTACCCCACCAGCGACACGGTAGAGTCGGTCATAG AGTCCGCGCTGGACGACCTCGACCTGAACGAGTTTGGGGTGGCTGCCCTAGAGAAGACCTTCGACAACAGCACTGTGTCCCATCCAGGCAGCGTCACCATGG GCGGCAGTCTACTGCAGAGCTCCGCGCCCGTGAACATCCCCGGCTCCTTGGGCAGCTCTGCTTCGTTCCACTCcgcgtccccgtctcctcctgtcAGCCTCTCCTCTCATTTCCTGCAGCAGCCGCAGGGCCACCTGAGCCAGTCAGAGAACACATTTCTGGGGACCTCAGCATCCCATGGATCTTTGG GTCTGAATGGGATGAACAGCAGCATCTGGGAGCACTTTGCCTCTGGAAGCTTCTCCCCGGGCACTTCCCCTGCCTTCCTGTCAGGGCCGGGGGCTGCCGAGCTGGCCCGGCTTCGGCAGGAGCTGGATGAAGCCAACGGCACCATCAAGCGGTGGGAGGAGTCCTGGAAGCAGGCCAAGCAG GCTTGTGATGCCtggaagaaggaggcagaggaggccGGGGAGCGGGCCAGCGCGGCAGGTGCAGAGTGCGAGCTGGCCCGGGAGCAGCGGGATGCCCTGGAGGTACAGGTGAAGAAGCTGCAGGAGGAGCTGGAGCGGCTGCACTCGGGCCCCGACCCACAGGCCCTGCCCGCCTTCCCCGGCCTGGAGGCCCTCTCACTCTCCACCCTCCACTCTCTCCAGAAGCGGCTGCGGGCTCACCTGGAGCAAGTGGACAAG GCCGTATTCCACATGCAGTCGGTGAAATGCCTTAAGTGTCAGGAGCAGAACCGAGCGGTGCTGCCGTGCCAACACGCCGTGCTGTGTGAGCTCTGTGCCGAGGGCAGTGAGTGCCCCGTCTGCCAGCCGAGCCGGGCCCATTCCCTCCAGTCGTGA
- the UNK gene encoding RING finger protein unkempt homolog isoform X4 has protein sequence MYLKEFRTEQCPLFVQHKCTQHRPYTCFHWHFVNQRRRRSIRRRDGTFNYSPDVYCTKYDEATGLCPEGDECPFLHRTTGDTERRYHLRYYKTGICIHETDAKGNCARNGLHCAFAHGPHDLRSPVYDIRELQAMEALQNGQTTVEGSMEGQSAGAASHAMIEKILSEEPRWQETAYVLGNYKTEPCKKPPRLCRQGYACPYYHNSKDRRRSPRKHKYRSFGTSRPAVGGGWSSPCPNVKHGDEWGDPGKCENGDSCQYCHTRTEQQFHPEIYKSTKCNDMQQSGSCPRGPFCAFAHVEQPPLSDDLQPSSAVSSPTQPGPVLYMPSAAGDSVPVSPSSPHAPDLSALLCRNSSLGSPSNLCGSPPGSIRKPSNLEGIVFPGESGLAPGSYKKAPGFEREDQMGAEYLKNLKCQAKLKPHSLEPRSQEQPLLQPKQDMLGVLPVGSPLTSSISSSITSSLAATPPSPAGTSSVPGMNANALPFYPTSDTVESVIESALDDLDLNEFGVAALEKTFDNSTVSHPGSVTMGGSLLQSSAPVNIPGSLGSSASFHSASPSPPVSLSSHFLQQPQGHLSQSENTFLGTSASHGSLGLNGMNSSIWEHFASGSFSPGTSPAFLSGPGAAELARLRQELDEANGTIKRWEESWKQAKQACDAWKKEAEEAGERASAAGAECELAREQRDALEVQVKKLQEELERLHSGPDPQALPAFPGLEALSLSTLHSLQKRLRAHLEQVDKAVFHMQSVKCLKCQEQNRAVLPCQHAVLCELCAEGSECPVCQPSRAHSLQS, from the exons GTACCTGAAGGAGTTCCGCACTGAGCAGTGCCCGCTATTTGTGCAGCACAAATGCACTCAGCACCGGCCCTACACCTGCTTCCACTGGCATTTCGTGAACCAGCGTCGCCGCCGGTCCATCCGCCGTCGGGACGGCACCTTCAACTACAGCCCCGACGTCTACTGCACCAAGTACGACGAGGCCACGGGCCTCTGCCCGGAAGGCGACGA GTGCCCGTTCCTGCACAGGACCACGGGGGACACGGAGCGCCGCTACCACCTCCGCTACTACAAGACGGGGATCTGCATCCACGAGACCGACGCAAAGGGCAACTGCGCGAGAAACGGCCTGCACTGCGCTTTCGCTCACGGGCCCCATGACCTCCGCTCCCCTGTCTACGACATCAG GGAGCTCCAGGCAATGGAGGCCTTGCAAAACGGCCAGACCACAGTAGAGGGCAGCATGGAAGGCCAGTCGGCTGGGGCCGCGAGCCACGCCATGATAGAAAAAATCCTCAGTGAGGAGCCGCGGTGGCAAG AGACTGCTTACGTGCTGGGGAACTATAAGACGGAGCCATGTAAGAAGCCCCCGCGGCTGTGCCGTCAGGGTTACGCCTGCCCCTACTACCACAACAGCAAGGACCGGCGGCGGAGTCCCCGGAAACACAAATACAGGTCCTTTGGCACCAGCAGGCCAGCCGTGGGAGGAGGGTG GTCATCTCCATGTCCGAACGTAAAGCACGGGGACGAGTGGGGAGACCCTGGCAAGTGTGAGAACGGAGACTCTTGCCAGTACTGCCACACACGCACGGAGCAGCAGTTCCACCCCGAG ATCTATAAATCCACCAAGTGCAACGACATGCAGCAGTCGGGCAGCTGTCCCCGAGGACCCTTCTGCGCCTTCGCCCATGTAGAAC AGCCCCCCCTCAGTGACGACCTGCAGCCttcctcagctgtgtccagcccCACCCAGCCAGGCCCCGTCTTGTATATGCCGTCTGCTGCTGGAGACTCAGTGCCCGTGAGCCCCTCCAGCCCGCACGCCCCTGACCTCAGCGCT CTCCTCTGTAGAAACAGCAGCCTCGGCAGCCCATCTAACCTCTGTGGCTCCCCACCGGGCTCCATCCGGAAGCCCTCCAATCTGGAAGGCATTGTCTTTCCTGGGGAGTCTGGCCTTGCCCCTGGCAGCTATAAGAAGGCTCCTGGCTTCGAGAGGGAAGACCAGATGGGAGCTGAGTACCTGAAAAATTTGAAATGCCAG GCCAAGTTAAAACCCCACTCACTAGAGCCCAGGAGTCAAGAGCAGCCTCTGCTTCAGCCCAAACAG GACATGCTGGGCGTCCTCCCCGTGGGCAGCCCCCTCACCTCCAGCATCTCTTCCAGCATCACCTCCAGCCTAGCAGCCACTCCTCCTAGCCCCGCTGGCACCAGCAGCGTCCCTGGCATGAATGCAAATGCTCTGCCCTTCTACCCCACCAGCGACACGGTAGAGTCGGTCATAG AGTCCGCGCTGGACGACCTCGACCTGAACGAGTTTGGGGTGGCTGCCCTAGAGAAGACCTTCGACAACAGCACTGTGTCCCATCCAGGCAGCGTCACCATGG GCGGCAGTCTACTGCAGAGCTCCGCGCCCGTGAACATCCCCGGCTCCTTGGGCAGCTCTGCTTCGTTCCACTCcgcgtccccgtctcctcctgtcAGCCTCTCCTCTCATTTCCTGCAGCAGCCGCAGGGCCACCTGAGCCAGTCAGAGAACACATTTCTGGGGACCTCAGCATCCCATGGATCTTTGG GTCTGAATGGGATGAACAGCAGCATCTGGGAGCACTTTGCCTCTGGAAGCTTCTCCCCGGGCACTTCCCCTGCCTTCCTGTCAGGGCCGGGGGCTGCCGAGCTGGCCCGGCTTCGGCAGGAGCTGGATGAAGCCAACGGCACCATCAAGCGGTGGGAGGAGTCCTGGAAGCAGGCCAAGCAG GCTTGTGATGCCtggaagaaggaggcagaggaggccGGGGAGCGGGCCAGCGCGGCAGGTGCAGAGTGCGAGCTGGCCCGGGAGCAGCGGGATGCCCTGGAGGTACAGGTGAAGAAGCTGCAGGAGGAGCTGGAGCGGCTGCACTCGGGCCCCGACCCACAGGCCCTGCCCGCCTTCCCCGGCCTGGAGGCCCTCTCACTCTCCACCCTCCACTCTCTCCAGAAGCGGCTGCGGGCTCACCTGGAGCAAGTGGACAAG GCCGTATTCCACATGCAGTCGGTGAAATGCCTTAAGTGTCAGGAGCAGAACCGAGCGGTGCTGCCGTGCCAACACGCCGTGCTGTGTGAGCTCTGTGCCGAGGGCAGTGAGTGCCCCGTCTGCCAGCCGAGCCGGGCCCATTCCCTCCAGTCGTGA
- the UNK gene encoding RING finger protein unkempt homolog isoform X3 yields the protein MSKGPGPGGSAASSAPPAATAQVLQAQPEKPQHYTYLKEFRTEQCPLFVQHKCTQHRPYTCFHWHFVNQRRRRSIRRRDGTFNYSPDVYCTKYDEATGLCPEGDECPFLHRTTGDTERRYHLRYYKTGICIHETDAKGNCARNGLHCAFAHGPHDLRSPVYDIRELQAMEALQNGQTTVEGSMEGQSAGAASHAMIEKILSEEPRWQETAYVLGNYKTEPCKKPPRLCRQGYACPYYHNSKDRRRSPRKHKYRSFGTSRPAVGGGWSSPCPNVKHGDEWGDPGKCENGDSCQYCHTRTEQQFHPEIYKSTKCNDMQQSGSCPRGPFCAFAHVEQPPLSDDLQPSSAVSSPTQPGPVLYMPSAAGDSVPVSPSSPHAPDLSALLCRNSSLGSPSNLCGSPPGSIRKPSNLEGIVFPGESGLAPGSYKKAPGFEREDQMGAEYLKNLKCQDMLGVLPVGSPLTSSISSSITSSLAATPPSPAGTSSVPGMNANALPFYPTSDTVESVIESALDDLDLNEFGVAALEKTFDNSTVSHPGSVTMGGSLLQSSAPVNIPGSLGSSASFHSASPSPPVSLSSHFLQQPQGHLSQSENTFLGTSASHGSLGLNGMNSSIWEHFASGSFSPGTSPAFLSGPGAAELARLRQELDEANGTIKRWEESWKQAKQACDAWKKEAEEAGERASAAGAECELAREQRDALEVQVKKLQEELERLHSGPDPQALPAFPGLEALSLSTLHSLQKRLRAHLEQVDKAVFHMQSVKCLKCQEQNRAVLPCQHAVLCELCAEGSECPVCQPSRAHSLQS from the exons GTACCTGAAGGAGTTCCGCACTGAGCAGTGCCCGCTATTTGTGCAGCACAAATGCACTCAGCACCGGCCCTACACCTGCTTCCACTGGCATTTCGTGAACCAGCGTCGCCGCCGGTCCATCCGCCGTCGGGACGGCACCTTCAACTACAGCCCCGACGTCTACTGCACCAAGTACGACGAGGCCACGGGCCTCTGCCCGGAAGGCGACGA GTGCCCGTTCCTGCACAGGACCACGGGGGACACGGAGCGCCGCTACCACCTCCGCTACTACAAGACGGGGATCTGCATCCACGAGACCGACGCAAAGGGCAACTGCGCGAGAAACGGCCTGCACTGCGCTTTCGCTCACGGGCCCCATGACCTCCGCTCCCCTGTCTACGACATCAG GGAGCTCCAGGCAATGGAGGCCTTGCAAAACGGCCAGACCACAGTAGAGGGCAGCATGGAAGGCCAGTCGGCTGGGGCCGCGAGCCACGCCATGATAGAAAAAATCCTCAGTGAGGAGCCGCGGTGGCAAG AGACTGCTTACGTGCTGGGGAACTATAAGACGGAGCCATGTAAGAAGCCCCCGCGGCTGTGCCGTCAGGGTTACGCCTGCCCCTACTACCACAACAGCAAGGACCGGCGGCGGAGTCCCCGGAAACACAAATACAGGTCCTTTGGCACCAGCAGGCCAGCCGTGGGAGGAGGGTG GTCATCTCCATGTCCGAACGTAAAGCACGGGGACGAGTGGGGAGACCCTGGCAAGTGTGAGAACGGAGACTCTTGCCAGTACTGCCACACACGCACGGAGCAGCAGTTCCACCCCGAG ATCTATAAATCCACCAAGTGCAACGACATGCAGCAGTCGGGCAGCTGTCCCCGAGGACCCTTCTGCGCCTTCGCCCATGTAGAAC AGCCCCCCCTCAGTGACGACCTGCAGCCttcctcagctgtgtccagcccCACCCAGCCAGGCCCCGTCTTGTATATGCCGTCTGCTGCTGGAGACTCAGTGCCCGTGAGCCCCTCCAGCCCGCACGCCCCTGACCTCAGCGCT CTCCTCTGTAGAAACAGCAGCCTCGGCAGCCCATCTAACCTCTGTGGCTCCCCACCGGGCTCCATCCGGAAGCCCTCCAATCTGGAAGGCATTGTCTTTCCTGGGGAGTCTGGCCTTGCCCCTGGCAGCTATAAGAAGGCTCCTGGCTTCGAGAGGGAAGACCAGATGGGAGCTGAGTACCTGAAAAATTTGAAATGCCAG GACATGCTGGGCGTCCTCCCCGTGGGCAGCCCCCTCACCTCCAGCATCTCTTCCAGCATCACCTCCAGCCTAGCAGCCACTCCTCCTAGCCCCGCTGGCACCAGCAGCGTCCCTGGCATGAATGCAAATGCTCTGCCCTTCTACCCCACCAGCGACACGGTAGAGTCGGTCATAG AGTCCGCGCTGGACGACCTCGACCTGAACGAGTTTGGGGTGGCTGCCCTAGAGAAGACCTTCGACAACAGCACTGTGTCCCATCCAGGCAGCGTCACCATGG GCGGCAGTCTACTGCAGAGCTCCGCGCCCGTGAACATCCCCGGCTCCTTGGGCAGCTCTGCTTCGTTCCACTCcgcgtccccgtctcctcctgtcAGCCTCTCCTCTCATTTCCTGCAGCAGCCGCAGGGCCACCTGAGCCAGTCAGAGAACACATTTCTGGGGACCTCAGCATCCCATGGATCTTTGG GTCTGAATGGGATGAACAGCAGCATCTGGGAGCACTTTGCCTCTGGAAGCTTCTCCCCGGGCACTTCCCCTGCCTTCCTGTCAGGGCCGGGGGCTGCCGAGCTGGCCCGGCTTCGGCAGGAGCTGGATGAAGCCAACGGCACCATCAAGCGGTGGGAGGAGTCCTGGAAGCAGGCCAAGCAG GCTTGTGATGCCtggaagaaggaggcagaggaggccGGGGAGCGGGCCAGCGCGGCAGGTGCAGAGTGCGAGCTGGCCCGGGAGCAGCGGGATGCCCTGGAGGTACAGGTGAAGAAGCTGCAGGAGGAGCTGGAGCGGCTGCACTCGGGCCCCGACCCACAGGCCCTGCCCGCCTTCCCCGGCCTGGAGGCCCTCTCACTCTCCACCCTCCACTCTCTCCAGAAGCGGCTGCGGGCTCACCTGGAGCAAGTGGACAAG GCCGTATTCCACATGCAGTCGGTGAAATGCCTTAAGTGTCAGGAGCAGAACCGAGCGGTGCTGCCGTGCCAACACGCCGTGCTGTGTGAGCTCTGTGCCGAGGGCAGTGAGTGCCCCGTCTGCCAGCCGAGCCGGGCCCATTCCCTCCAGTCGTGA
- the UNK gene encoding RING finger protein unkempt homolog isoform X2, giving the protein MSKGPGPGGSAASSAPPAATAQVLQAQPEKPQHYTYLKEFRTEQCPLFVQHKCTQHRPYTCFHWHFVNQRRRRSIRRRDGTFNYSPDVYCTKYDEATGLCPEGDECPFLHRTTGDTERRYHLRYYKTGICIHETDAKGNCARNGLHCAFAHGPHDLRSPVYDIRELQAMEALQNGQTTVEGSMEGQSAGAASHAMIEKILSEEPRWQETAYVLGNYKTEPCKKPPRLCRQGYACPYYHNSKDRRRSPRKHKYRSSPCPNVKHGDEWGDPGKCENGDSCQYCHTRTEQQFHPEIYKSTKCNDMQQSGSCPRGPFCAFAHVEQPPLSDDLQPSSAVSSPTQPGPVLYMPSAAGDSVPVSPSSPHAPDLSALLCRNSSLGSPSNLCGSPPGSIRKPSNLEGIVFPGESGLAPGSYKKAPGFEREDQMGAEYLKNLKCQAKLKPHSLEPRSQEQPLLQPKQDMLGVLPVGSPLTSSISSSITSSLAATPPSPAGTSSVPGMNANALPFYPTSDTVESVIESALDDLDLNEFGVAALEKTFDNSTVSHPGSVTMGGSLLQSSAPVNIPGSLGSSASFHSASPSPPVSLSSHFLQQPQGHLSQSENTFLGTSASHGSLGLNGMNSSIWEHFASGSFSPGTSPAFLSGPGAAELARLRQELDEANGTIKRWEESWKQAKQACDAWKKEAEEAGERASAAGAECELAREQRDALEVQVKKLQEELERLHSGPDPQALPAFPGLEALSLSTLHSLQKRLRAHLEQVDKAVFHMQSVKCLKCQEQNRAVLPCQHAVLCELCAEGSECPVCQPSRAHSLQS; this is encoded by the exons GTACCTGAAGGAGTTCCGCACTGAGCAGTGCCCGCTATTTGTGCAGCACAAATGCACTCAGCACCGGCCCTACACCTGCTTCCACTGGCATTTCGTGAACCAGCGTCGCCGCCGGTCCATCCGCCGTCGGGACGGCACCTTCAACTACAGCCCCGACGTCTACTGCACCAAGTACGACGAGGCCACGGGCCTCTGCCCGGAAGGCGACGA GTGCCCGTTCCTGCACAGGACCACGGGGGACACGGAGCGCCGCTACCACCTCCGCTACTACAAGACGGGGATCTGCATCCACGAGACCGACGCAAAGGGCAACTGCGCGAGAAACGGCCTGCACTGCGCTTTCGCTCACGGGCCCCATGACCTCCGCTCCCCTGTCTACGACATCAG GGAGCTCCAGGCAATGGAGGCCTTGCAAAACGGCCAGACCACAGTAGAGGGCAGCATGGAAGGCCAGTCGGCTGGGGCCGCGAGCCACGCCATGATAGAAAAAATCCTCAGTGAGGAGCCGCGGTGGCAAG AGACTGCTTACGTGCTGGGGAACTATAAGACGGAGCCATGTAAGAAGCCCCCGCGGCTGTGCCGTCAGGGTTACGCCTGCCCCTACTACCACAACAGCAAGGACCGGCGGCGGAGTCCCCGGAAACACAAATACAG GTCATCTCCATGTCCGAACGTAAAGCACGGGGACGAGTGGGGAGACCCTGGCAAGTGTGAGAACGGAGACTCTTGCCAGTACTGCCACACACGCACGGAGCAGCAGTTCCACCCCGAG ATCTATAAATCCACCAAGTGCAACGACATGCAGCAGTCGGGCAGCTGTCCCCGAGGACCCTTCTGCGCCTTCGCCCATGTAGAAC AGCCCCCCCTCAGTGACGACCTGCAGCCttcctcagctgtgtccagcccCACCCAGCCAGGCCCCGTCTTGTATATGCCGTCTGCTGCTGGAGACTCAGTGCCCGTGAGCCCCTCCAGCCCGCACGCCCCTGACCTCAGCGCT CTCCTCTGTAGAAACAGCAGCCTCGGCAGCCCATCTAACCTCTGTGGCTCCCCACCGGGCTCCATCCGGAAGCCCTCCAATCTGGAAGGCATTGTCTTTCCTGGGGAGTCTGGCCTTGCCCCTGGCAGCTATAAGAAGGCTCCTGGCTTCGAGAGGGAAGACCAGATGGGAGCTGAGTACCTGAAAAATTTGAAATGCCAG GCCAAGTTAAAACCCCACTCACTAGAGCCCAGGAGTCAAGAGCAGCCTCTGCTTCAGCCCAAACAG GACATGCTGGGCGTCCTCCCCGTGGGCAGCCCCCTCACCTCCAGCATCTCTTCCAGCATCACCTCCAGCCTAGCAGCCACTCCTCCTAGCCCCGCTGGCACCAGCAGCGTCCCTGGCATGAATGCAAATGCTCTGCCCTTCTACCCCACCAGCGACACGGTAGAGTCGGTCATAG AGTCCGCGCTGGACGACCTCGACCTGAACGAGTTTGGGGTGGCTGCCCTAGAGAAGACCTTCGACAACAGCACTGTGTCCCATCCAGGCAGCGTCACCATGG GCGGCAGTCTACTGCAGAGCTCCGCGCCCGTGAACATCCCCGGCTCCTTGGGCAGCTCTGCTTCGTTCCACTCcgcgtccccgtctcctcctgtcAGCCTCTCCTCTCATTTCCTGCAGCAGCCGCAGGGCCACCTGAGCCAGTCAGAGAACACATTTCTGGGGACCTCAGCATCCCATGGATCTTTGG GTCTGAATGGGATGAACAGCAGCATCTGGGAGCACTTTGCCTCTGGAAGCTTCTCCCCGGGCACTTCCCCTGCCTTCCTGTCAGGGCCGGGGGCTGCCGAGCTGGCCCGGCTTCGGCAGGAGCTGGATGAAGCCAACGGCACCATCAAGCGGTGGGAGGAGTCCTGGAAGCAGGCCAAGCAG GCTTGTGATGCCtggaagaaggaggcagaggaggccGGGGAGCGGGCCAGCGCGGCAGGTGCAGAGTGCGAGCTGGCCCGGGAGCAGCGGGATGCCCTGGAGGTACAGGTGAAGAAGCTGCAGGAGGAGCTGGAGCGGCTGCACTCGGGCCCCGACCCACAGGCCCTGCCCGCCTTCCCCGGCCTGGAGGCCCTCTCACTCTCCACCCTCCACTCTCTCCAGAAGCGGCTGCGGGCTCACCTGGAGCAAGTGGACAAG GCCGTATTCCACATGCAGTCGGTGAAATGCCTTAAGTGTCAGGAGCAGAACCGAGCGGTGCTGCCGTGCCAACACGCCGTGCTGTGTGAGCTCTGTGCCGAGGGCAGTGAGTGCCCCGTCTGCCAGCCGAGCCGGGCCCATTCCCTCCAGTCGTGA